GTCGACCTGTGCAGCGCTTATCATGTGCCCATTATTTTTCTGACTGATATCCCCGGGGTCATGACCGGAAGCCAGGCCGAACGTGAGGGCACCTTACGGGACGGGTTGGCCTGTGCCTATTCCCTGGCTTTTGCCGATGTACCGATTATCACCGTGGTGATCAAGAAGGCCTTCGGCTACGGGGGATCGGCCATGGGAGGGGCCGAGGCCGGGCAGGCGGCCGTATTGGCCTGGCCCACGGCTGATTTTGGGGCCATCCCGGCAGCCGGGGGTATCCTGGCGGCCTACAAGAAAGAGATAGAGTCTTCCCCTGACCCTGAGGCCAAAAAACGGGAACTGGAAAGGCAATTTGCCGAACTAGGCGGGCCTTACGGGGCGGCGGCCAATTTTAATGTCGATGATGTGATCGATCCCCGGGAAACCAGGCCCCGGATTATCCGGGCCCTGGAGCTGGCCCTGAACAGCCGAAGCCTTCCGGCGACCCCGGTCTATCGGCACGGGATTATGCCCTGAGGGGAAAAGGATCGCTACGCTTGAGGAGCGTTCGTCTTCGACGATTTGAGGTTAAAGACAGTTGCCTCTTCCCTCAAACGAAGTGCTCCTTAAACAATCTGAATAAAGAATTTCAAATATCTTTGGAGAGATTTCAAGGATATTATTTTCATAAAGGAGTCCCATGCCCTTCGAGAAAGAACTTACCGAATTACAAAAACGAAAAGAAAAGGCCCTGCAGATGGGGGGGCCGAAAAAGATAAAAATCCAGCATGACCAGGGAAAACTGACTGCCAGGGAAAGGATACCCCGGCTTCTGGATCCCAATACCTTTCTGGAAGTGGGCCTGTTGAACTGCTCGGATATGCCCGGGATGGAAGACAAGACCCCGGCAGACAGTAAAGTCGCCGGTTATGGAAAAATTGACGGACGGACAGTCGCCGTTACTGCCAATGACTTTACTGTCCTTGCAGCCACTTCCAGCCGGGTAGCTGCCCGCAAGGAAGGAGATCTGCAGCGGTTGGCCGAACATAAGGGCTTTCCCTTAATCTACCTGGGAGAGGCCGGCGGGGCACGCATGCCCGATATCATGGGTGCCCAGGGCCTCGCCTCTTACGGCGGGGGGGGTTTTGATACCTTCGTCAGGCATATGAGCCGGGTGCGCAAGTCGCCCATGATTACCGCTATAATGGGAGAATGTTACGGGGCCCCCACCTGGATGGCCTGCCTTTCGGATTTCGTGGTCCAAGTCAAAGGCAGTGCCATGGGCGTTTCCGGCCCGAGGGTTCTGGAGCTGGCTATCAGTGAAAAGATAACCGACGAAGAATTAGGGGGATGGAAAGTCCATGCCGAAGTCACCGGCAATGCCGACCGGGTGGCGGAGAATGAGGAGGAATGTTTCGCCATCATCCGGGACTACCTCTCCTATATGCCTTCTCACTGTGAAGAAAGACCACCCCTTAAACCCGTACCAGAAGGATCGGGTAGCCAAATGGACAGGATTCTGGAAATCCTTCCGGAAAAAAGAAACCGGGCCTATGACATGAACAAGCTTTTGAAAACCG
The genomic region above belongs to Deltaproteobacteria bacterium and contains:
- a CDS encoding carboxyl transferase; its protein translation is MPFEKELTELQKRKEKALQMGGPKKIKIQHDQGKLTARERIPRLLDPNTFLEVGLLNCSDMPGMEDKTPADSKVAGYGKIDGRTVAVTANDFTVLAATSSRVAARKEGDLQRLAEHKGFPLIYLGEAGGARMPDIMGAQGLASYGGGGFDTFVRHMSRVRKSPMITAIMGECYGAPTWMACLSDFVVQVKGSAMGVSGPRVLELAISEKITDEELGGWKVHAEVTGNADRVAENEEECFAIIRDYLSYMPSHCEERPPLKPVPEGSGSQMDRILEILPEKRNRAYDMNKLLKTVVDGGILFPIKPLFAKSVITALARLGGEVVGIVANQPFFKAGAIDTNGIDKIISFLVLCDSYNLPLLFFEDTPGFLVGREAERNRVGARVMNYMNALGQVTVPKITVIIRKAYGMAFWNMAGSGCATDFIVAWPTAEMSFVSPEIAANVVFAGKMESSPEMAVQKEQFVQQMILDSAPYSAAARHYIHDVIDPRETRHFILQALDICRDRHTGGIGKHLLANWPTKF